The stretch of DNA CTcagatccccaaaatccagagcaGGAACTTGGCCGTGGTGTCCCTCAGCGTGGGAATAGCTGCGATTTTCCTCTCCACCCTGATCCCCAACAACGTGGTGGCCTCAGTGTACGAGCTGGAGGCCCTGCTGAGGCGAGGGTGCTCGGAGGAGGTGGTGAGGAAATGCAATCTCCTGCTGGAGGGTAACCCGAGGGgttccatggagctgctgctgctgagggcgCTGGCACGGGTGCTCTCAGGGACACAGGTTGGGAAGGGAATCCTGGATTATGTCCAAGCCTTTGTGCTGCACCAAACTGAGGCAGCAGCCTACGTGTGCAGCAGGCAAAGGGAGCACCTGCCCCAGGTCGTCCAGGCTTTCTCTGATCATCTCTCCAGGCGCCAGGAGGAAAGCccaagctgcagctcctcagagcagtgGCTGGGTGAGTGCTACAGATTCCTGGCTGAGGTGGCACCAGGGCATGCCTGGGTGTGCAGGGCACGGGCAGCCCACCTGCGAAAAACAGGAGAGTTTCAGGAGTGTGTGGCTGTTTGCACCAAGGCCCTTGAGGGATTGTCAGCTGAGAATCTCAGAGGTGAGAATGTTCTAGCTCTTCTCCTGGAACGAGCTGCTGGGTATTTCTTCCTGGGAGGATGCACGCAGGAAATGATGCAGGATTTAGCAGCAGCTTTTGCAGCAGACTCTGCCCAGGCAATGAAACGCTTTGAAGAGCTTTTCTCAGCCTGTGATGCTGAGAAGATTGAGGAGcaagccagagctgccctggagggGAGGTTTGCAGCCTACAGGGAGGCTGTGCGTGCTCGGACTGAGCTCAGGGGCACCTgtggcactgagctgctccctcctgtcaTCCAGACaatccagctgctcctgcacatcTGCCCAGGGTCCAGCCGGGAGCTCAGGGTCCGGCTGGCAGACTGTCacctcctgcagggacaccccagggctgccctggacatgtgtgagcagctgctggcagcagagcagagcacttACCACAACACCCTGCTGGCACTGCGAGGCTTCTGCTCCCTCCATGCCCAGGACCAccagggagccctgcaggacTTCCAGAGGGTCATTGAGCACGAGtccccacatcccagcagctgcatcaAAGCCCTGTGTGGGCGTGGGCTGATCCGCATTTCTGGTGGCAGCAATTACTTGACAGCCCTGGATTATATCACAGCTTGCCAGCTCAAGCTGGATGAAACCATCTTCACCATCAAGTCCTACGTGCCATGGAACCAGAGGGGATTGCTGCTGAAGGTCCTCCAGGAGGAAGGACAGATGATGCTCCAGAAGAAGAGGTACCCAGGAGGCAGCTCagtttcctttcagaaaaaagcaaacagggcTGCGCACATTCCTAACCTTgaaggtgttttgttttgttggcttcttttttttcccactccagAGATGCCCCTGGGGTTTTCCAGCTGGCTTCTCTCTTGGTGGAGCTGGACAGCTCTGACGAGGCATCCCGGATCCTGTGTGCTGATGCCCTGTACCAGATGGGCCGTGGGGAAGAAGCCCACGAGATGCTGTCACTGGCCCTCTCCAGAAACCCCCAGagagctcctgtgctggccaggctggccctgctgcagctcaagAGAGGATCTGTGTACGATGGCAACCAGGTAAGGAGCACCTGGAAAAGCCTCATCCTCGGGTCATTCCCTCCTCAACAGCTGATTTGCCAGATTTTTCCCAGATCACAGTGAAATCACAGATTAATCCCTGTGTTCAGTGGTTTGGGTGCATTCCCCCTTTATAACTAAACTTTGCTGTTAGGAGCTCCTTGAattgcagcagggagagagctgTGACACAGTGAAACTTGAAGCCCATGTGCAGAACCCTTAGCAGAACTTAAAGGTCAAAATACAGAGCTGATATTgccataaaatcatagaatcacaggaaTTTGTGTCCAAAAAGGCCACAGAAGGACTCCCAGTTAAATCCAGCTCATTCCTCACGTGCTTTTTAATGGCATTTCTCAGCACTTTAACCAGGCAGAGCATCCTGTCCCTGGGGACAACATTATGGGATTGGCAATGTTCCCTTAGAGAAAAGAAGGCACAAGTGCCACCTCCCCAATTATCCTAATTAAGCATTGGAGAAGAAAGACACAAATGCAGAAACTCCAATATCAGTCTGCAGTTTTGTGTCTCCAGTGCTGATAAATTGTGCTGGAAACCCTGAAAGCCATTCCAGCAAAGCTGGTTCTCCTAGCCAGGATTACAAAGCTGAattcccaggctctgccatcAGAGGGAACTattgtattcttttttaaatgccatATGAATTCTGCGAACCCATAAGgagaaaggttttattttcagcacTTCCCTACTgcctatgaaaaataaaagtttgctGTAATTTGCTGCTTTTAGGATGGCTGTTAATGAAGGATGTGGTTTTTTAGAGTGCTCTCCTTGGAAGCTGGATTTCcatctgcagcttctgctgcaaTTTCTGCATGGAACATCTGGAAATTTctcctcaaaatatttttagcccACCTGCCTCTCACATGCCAATCACCTTTATCTATCaataaaatagagaaatttATGAGTTCAAGGGATGTGTCTGGTACATCAAGATAACTTTGTTCTTGTCCAGACTTCTCTGGCTCAGATTTGAATATCCAGTCCCTGTTGAGCACTGCAAAAGCCATCTTTTGATTCATTTTCATtggaaattttgtttaaaaagtgcTTGTTGAGGCAAAGATACCAAAGGTCAGACAGGATTCTTTTCCAGATGGACACTGTGTGGGTTTGAATCCATGCTTTTCCCAGATTACCAATAGcaatactaaaaataatttacagcaCTTCCCTAATTTTCCATAAATCCACTGGTTCTGATTTTGCAGTCAAAAGGGTCCCTGGAATCCTTGTGTTCCACAGGAACATTCTCTTTTTTGGGCAATCATcctgtatttataaaaacactCCACTGCCAATATGGATGCTGCCCAAAACAAAGCAGGCAGCACCAGGTATTTGCCCTGGATTAtttccacagctgcagtggtggTGAGGAAAGATAAGAATCCCTGTTTTCTCCAACCTGCATtcacagcagggccagctgaGGAGATAAATCAGGGAGATCTGTGGTCCTGGGCTGGCTGAAGCCCCAGGGAGACATGAGGGAAGCTGAGGAAGGACACAAATCTCTCACACACAACCTCACACCCCATTCAACactttctctgctgccttttcctctcccatccTTAAGCTGCTGAGGAGACTGATCAGAATTGGAGactcctcctgcctcctgccagtCGTGGACATTTTCCAGGACGAGGacagaaagctgctgcagagccactgcCGCTGGCGAGCCCTGGCCATCCTGAAGGGCAAACAGGAGGCTGCTGCCATCAGAGAGGCCATTGCCCACCTGTCCTTTGCCATCCTTGCTGCAGGTAGGACACCAGGATGCCCGTGGGGATTTGCTCCTAAGGGAAATCATGTGGGTGGGACAGGATGTCCAGATCTCCTCTGTCACCTCCCCGGTGAGGGCTGACACAGCACGTTCACCTGGGccatgaattttaaattttaaacttcaaaaatttttaatttcaaaaattttacattttaaatttcaaggCATTTTAAATTCCTTGAAATGGGTTCAGTTCAATTCTATGGGGGCATCACCCCCTCTTCTTCACCCAGTGCAAAGAAGTGAATGCAGCCCCTCACACATTTCACCACCCCAGTTTTCCCTCAGGAGAGAGACCAGGCTGACATGGAAATTCTTCTGGTGTGTTCCAAGTAAAACCATGTTTGTATGGAAATCTGCCTTTCACTCTGAGCAAATGTTatgacagcagcactgaggagaaGAGAGACTGGCTGGtggaaatggaataaaaacCCTGTTAATTGCTTGGAGATGGTTCCATTTCACAGCCCGTGCATTCCAGCTTATCAGCTCCCCACCTGCTAGAACAGATGCTTGTTAAGAAATAGATATTGTCTTTAGAGGAGCCAACTGGTAGAGCTCCAGAGTGATAATAACCTTTGGTACAGAAGTTTTGGAGCAAAtcaggagggagaaaaagccTCATTACTGCAGAGGAATTGCTTGGAGCCTGTCTGCTGGCTgatccctgcaggcagctgcatttGCTGACCTCCCTATGAAAACATATTTCCAGTGGCACTGATGATTTATCATCCAATATTGGATGCCACAGTTATTGATTGCAACCCTGGGCATGTTAAGATCCTTATCGAAATTGCCTTGCAAGGAAGGGATGTGTGGATGGCAGGCAGAGAaatgctctgcaggcagggaatggagggACCAGGATTTTCTCTGACAACTCTGTGTGTTTATTTGGGCAGCACTTGTAtgaaagcagaggggaaaaaaaagaaaaaaaagcagctcagtATCACAAATCCCAGTGCATATTAATTCTGGCAGGGAATTAGTCAGTCCCATCTGGATAACTCATTTATCCAAAACAATGTGTAccttccctgcctgtgggaGGGGCCTGGGGActctttaaggtctcttccaacccaaacaattctgtgattctgaccCCACTTTATTAAAACAGCCAAATGGCTTCGTGCCTCCACTCTCACACAGTCACAGATCTCCCTCTTGGGGCTTTCTCctctcattcctgctgctcctacTCCAACCTGACACagattcttctttcctttcaacACGTGGCAGGAATTCCACTtgcaacaaaaataaaggaaacttCCACTTAAGCAAACTCTCATTGTACTTCATCCTGAGGTATCCTCAGGCCAAGTGGAGCTTTTTGGAGCATCCTGTGGGTACCCTTGCAGTAACCATGGCTGCATCCCTGTCCTCCAGGTGGTTATGCTGAGGATTGCCTCCTCACCAGGGCACGATGCTATGGGCGCCTTGGGCAGATGAAAACTGCAATTTTTGATTTTAATGCTGTCCTGAAGGAGGATCCCAGGAATGTGCAAGCTCTGAGTGGCCGAGGGTTTGTTCACCTCGCTCTGAGGCAGCAGAAGGTACTGTCCATGTGGGGCTTTGCTGGTTTTTCTGAACAATAGGAGTGTAAAGCATCACAGAATTTGTTGTGGAATCGCTGGAATCAGGAGTTTCTCGCAGAATTTGGGCAGTGAAatgtgctgggtttggctgggtGTATGAACAGCCCATCTGGCTttactgattttctttcccaagCCTCAGGAGAGGAGGGCTAAACCTTGGTCACAGTCTTCTATGATAACCCAAGGAGTTTAAAGCACTTTGCAAACACTGATTCAAACCTGCCTTTATGACCTCCTATCAGCTTTGCAAATGGAAAAGTTGCAGCACAAGGACAGGGAAGAGCAAAGTTTTTCCTTGGTTCAGCAGAGaacagaaagcagctgaaagaaCAAATAATCAATACTAAATTATtgcttccatttctttccttggtgTTGTTTTTTCCACAGGAGGCAGTGCAAGATCTGATCTCGGCACTGAAGGtggaggcaggagcagtgaTCCCAGCAATCCTGTCCTTGAAGCCTGAAGCCCAAGGCTTGGTCACTGGGTGGCTCCTCCAGCATGGCAGGGCCACTCTCAGCAAGCTCATGGCCACCAAAGATGTCCCAGAAGAAACCCTCAGGGACCTTCTCACGATGGCAAAAGCACTGACCAAaatctgcagggctgcacaacATCACATCTTCTACACTGATGTTCTGATGGCAAATGGTGAGTGCCAGTCCTTCAGCACAGCTGGTCAGGCCTGGtgagagagcagaaaaatggATAAAAGTGAATATTAAATGTCAAGGGTGTTGCTGGATGGTTCTGGATGGTGCTGGATGGTGCTGGATAATGGTGGATGGTGCTGGATGGTGCTTCTCAAGAGaagtttgaaaacattttgggaCTTTAACTGCTCAGAGATgcgttagaaagtctcttttcccagcccagcaatcgaagaaggagtcagagctcttcagttctcctTCTCAAGGTTGCTTATTGTTtgttatctataaaattctttctcctgaccTGCCAAGCTCCactcagcaggtcagacagaggcacactggCAGCCCTCAGGGTGGTGTTacctttttatactaaaaactacgtgtacaatatttacaattccttcccaatccctatcacctatgttagacagtgagcttctactctaaaccaatccaaaagtgccaacatcacagcagaagatggaggccaagaagaagaaggagaaaggctggacatgcccagattcctccatcttgccccctgaacccccattctaaaatccccaaaaatctatttttcaccccatgacaaACTGATTATTATTCTACTTATACTttcgtggcttgcagatcctcatataaggttggtaacttgctccatgggtcataatcaaaaccacaggcatcttgggctctCTGTGGGTTATGGAGTTTGTGCTGATGTTCCCCAACAGGAAGGCACCAAGAGGCCCTCAAGCACCTGCACGAAGCCTTTGGCCACTGTCCTGCTGAGGACTTTGCCAGGGCTCgcttggctgtgctgcagctgcagggcaggaacgTGGCGGGAGCAGCTGCCCCGCTCAGTGTCCTGGCCAGGAGAGATGAGAAGGACTTGGCCTTTCTCCTCAACTTTGTAGACACCAAGAAACAGCAGCATCTCGCTCAGGTACTGCCCTTTTATTTTGATCCCACATCTGTGGATTCAGTGGGGAAAGAATTGGGAAGCAAAACTGGGATTTTGCAGGGGTTTCTCCATGCCTTGAGAAGTGTGTGGGGAGAGTTTCAGCAGATGGACAGGGCACAAATTGGCTTTTCCTCCAGCCAGGTCAGGGAGTTGGAGCCAAAATTCTTCCACTGCAGTGACCTTGATCAGTCTCTGATCATCCATCATTGCCACATCTGAGCCCTTGGGATTCCTTCTTGGTCTCCCTGGCACAAGAGCTGGTGATGCCCACACTGAAATTCAGAGGGTTTGAGGGCAGCAGGTAGGGATTTAAGAGATCTTTGCTAATTGTTGCACTCTGGGGGATACATGGGGCCCATGGGTGGCTCCTGGTGAAGGGGGATTCATGTTTTGCTCATTTTCATGGTGAAAAGAGCTGAATATTTCAATTCAGTGGCATTAAATGCTTCCATCCTTCTTTTGTGCAACATTTAGGATTTCTAATATGTGATCATTTTTACAAAATTCAGGGGTTTGAGGCTGGTTTTCTTGGCTAAAACTGACACAACAATGCCACAAAGCTCTGGTCCCCCCCAAGTATTTattattcagcattttttcctgtttctccctCAAAGTACACCCAGAAAGTATCTCCAATAATGAGACAAGAGAAGGTCAGATTGATGGTGAAGAGTTTTAACACTCAGCCAAGCATCTGCAATTCTGATTACCCAGAAGCTCTGGGTTCTGAGAATCAGTTTGCTTCCTTTTATTCAATTTGTTGCTGGTGTGCACCCTGGTGAGAAGCTATATTGTTATGCTCCCTCCCAGGttataaaacaaacaacatGCTGATATCCTTAATGCAGCAAGAGGAGCCCTTGGAATGTATTTGAACAGAACAGCAGGAGGATATAAGTAAACAAGTATTAATTTACCAGTCCCCAGACATGACCCATTACAGAGAAAAGAGCCCCTCTCTTCTAAATAATGTAAAAAGTTCAGTCTTAGGGGGAAGAGTTGGAAGATTTCAGAGGCAATTTGCAATCTTCCACTTCAGAAAGTTGATAAAGGAACAATTGAGACTGTGACTAGGGAGGCCCTGAGGAGGTGTCTGTAAATGAAGACACATTTTACAGCTGAATTTCCCCTGCTGCCACATCACTTCTTCTGTGGGGGTCTCACAGCCCAGTCCATCCATGCTGCTTCCCTTCTGAGGCAACACAGGAGGAATGTTCTTTGCtgtcaggaagaaaagaaaaatgaaaagaaaaaatcaaactaaCATTTGTATCGCTTATATTGCACTGACAAGTGAGAACCCACTGGTGCCACAGGTGAGTGAAGCCTTTAAAATGGGAGAGGAatttatttctgcctctttttgGCAGCCGTGTCTGAAATAAAACCCCTCACTGTGGCTTATTTATCATGAGAGGTTGAGACAAGAGGTGTGACCAGGCTGATTTCAAAACTGGAGCCCAATACCAGGGTTGggagtttaaaaagaaaacattgctcCCTTTCATCTCAtgcttttaaatgtttgaaCTCAAGCACCTGGGGGGTTTTAGATGTATTTTGTGACCAGGGGATGAGTGTGTGCTCTCTGGGGTGTGGAAGGAATTGTTTCATCCACCTGCCCAGCGTCTCAAAGGATTTCCCAGCAGCACTTCCTTTTGCCTGTCaggtttttctggtttgtggAAGGAATACCTCAGTAAAAGCAAACTTTTAAAAGCTTACAGAAAGAATTAATGCTAGAATTCCCAATGATGGCCTGACTTTACCAGGATTCCTACCCTGGGAGAGGGAGTTTGCTCTGTTCCTGAATTTCCCAGGTAGGAGAAGAAGAGTTCAGAGTTCACACCCAGTCTCAGCGCTCcagcacaaaaacatttctgccaCATTGTTTTTTTGAGAAGTTGGAATtacaggcattttaaaaacGTGTCATCATTATCCTGGAGGCAGGTCTGAAGACCTAAAAATAGTTCTCCATAAGCTGAATAGGAAAGggtggaggaaggagagagctCCTTGATGTACTCGTTCTTATTTCATGGAAAACAAAGCCATAACATTCTCCCATTATTTATAGTGAAAGGGGTCCCATGCTGAGAAATTTGTAAACAACTGGGAGAGCCCCATGGGAACAGGAATCTGAAAGATTTATTAAGCTGCAAAAGGTCAGAGGAAGGGAGTTTGCTTTGCTGCTCGTGCAGCTTCAACCCTTGGCTTTCCTAAGTCAGGGGTAAATGCACGACTGATTCCCAACCCCTCACAGAGatcctgggggctgcagctgctgtggagagcCACATTCCTACAAAAAAAAGTCTCCAAAACTACATGGTCTGTGCCAGAATTAGGGGAAGTTGCCATTCC from Camarhynchus parvulus chromosome 21, STF_HiC, whole genome shotgun sequence encodes:
- the TTC34 gene encoding tetratricopeptide repeat protein 34, whose product is MSPEELAALLCGEGDERLSLQEFPAATAFYLAAFSCCAHTAVQRVNSMAHGLWERVVATLEAWCQGKAQIPKIQSRNLAVVSLSVGIAAIFLSTLIPNNVVASVYELEALLRRGCSEEVVRKCNLLLEGNPRGSMELLLLRALARVLSGTQVGKGILDYVQAFVLHQTEAAAYVCSRQREHLPQVVQAFSDHLSRRQEESPSCSSSEQWLGECYRFLAEVAPGHAWVCRARAAHLRKTGEFQECVAVCTKALEGLSAENLRGENVLALLLERAAGYFFLGGCTQEMMQDLAAAFAADSAQAMKRFEELFSACDAEKIEEQARAALEGRFAAYREAVRARTELRGTCGTELLPPVIQTIQLLLHICPGSSRELRLLAAEQSTYHNTLLALRGFCSLHAQDHQGALQDFQRVIEHESPHPSSCIKALCGRGLIRISGGSNYLTALDYITACQLKLDETIFTIKSYVPWNQRGLLLKVLQEEGQMMLQKKRYPGGSSVSFQKKANRAAHIPNLEGVLDAPGVFQLASLLVELDSSDEASRILCADALYQMGRGEEAHEMLSLALSRNPQRAPVLARLALLQLKRGSVYDGNQLLRRLIRIGDSSCLLPVVDIFQDEDRKLLQSHCRWRALAILKGKQEAAAIREAIAHLSFAILAAGGYAEDCLLTRARCYGRLGQMKTAIFDFNAVLKEDPRNVQALSGRGFVHLALRQQKEAVQDLISALKVEAGAVIPAILSLKPEAQGLVTGWLLQHGRATLSKLMATKDVPEETLRDLLTMAKALTKICRAAQHHIFYTDVLMANGRHQEALKHLHEAFGHCPAEDFARARLAVLQLQGRNVAGAAAPLSVLARRDEKDLAFLLNFVDTKKQQHLAQAAAQEGKVLMKGHDHQQALGYHSLAVLASRANPRYLRHRAACLMRMKKYEKALKDMDKVIQEHGCVKKRDCHKRSHKVKLS